Proteins co-encoded in one Bacillus infantis NRRL B-14911 genomic window:
- a CDS encoding endonuclease I family protein: MNSLAEQLAAEQEAALANLQTQSAERIYYDEAADLEKCKAYYASIDFEAAEAKEDLQKLVEKTHKTILKYSPHLYLYPWVDLQENFALKSLYSGSSMDPAESIKHDAEILLERNRTGDTRTKLNCEHVVPQSWFSEQQPMKGDLHHLFACEPACNSMRSNFPYEDFPSYKPEASAFGIRGGCGMAEEGKFEPEYGKGIAARACFYFFLRYKNFKPAEHGISCSLLQKWHLEFPVSLYEKHRNAAIEELQGNRNPFIDFPALAGKMTDSN; the protein is encoded by the coding sequence ATGAACAGCCTGGCTGAACAGCTCGCTGCTGAACAGGAGGCGGCACTGGCAAACCTGCAGACTCAAAGTGCGGAGCGGATCTACTATGATGAAGCTGCTGACCTTGAGAAATGCAAAGCCTATTATGCTTCAATCGACTTTGAGGCAGCGGAGGCCAAAGAAGATCTTCAGAAGCTTGTGGAGAAAACCCACAAGACCATTCTGAAATATTCCCCTCATCTCTATTTATATCCCTGGGTGGACCTGCAGGAGAACTTTGCTCTCAAAAGCCTTTATTCAGGCAGCAGCATGGATCCGGCTGAAAGCATTAAACATGATGCGGAGATCTTGCTGGAGCGGAACCGGACTGGAGACACGCGGACAAAGCTGAATTGCGAGCATGTAGTTCCGCAGTCCTGGTTCAGTGAACAGCAGCCGATGAAGGGGGACCTCCATCATTTGTTCGCCTGTGAGCCCGCCTGCAATAGCATGAGGAGCAATTTTCCTTATGAAGACTTCCCCTCTTATAAGCCGGAAGCTTCTGCTTTCGGTATAAGAGGCGGCTGCGGCATGGCTGAAGAAGGGAAGTTTGAGCCGGAATACGGCAAAGGAATTGCAGCCCGGGCATGCTTTTACTTTTTCCTGAGGTATAAGAATTTTAAGCCTGCAGAACACGGAATCAGCTGCAGTCTCCTTCAAAAATGGCATCTTGAATTTCCTGTATCACTTTATGAAAAGCACAGGAATGCCGCAATTGAGGAGCTGCAGGGCAATCGCAATCCATTCATTGATTTTCCGGCACTTGCAGGGAAAATGACTGATTCAAATTAA
- a CDS encoding MGMT family protein, whose product MQPFTQRTIKIIKEIPAGKVMTYGQIAALAGSPREARQVVRILHSLSRQEKLPWHRVISKMGEISMKDPMLREEQRFLLEAEGITVDVKGIIRLENFLHEPKKGLDNNT is encoded by the coding sequence ATGCAGCCTTTTACACAAAGAACGATAAAAATCATTAAAGAAATACCTGCCGGAAAGGTGATGACATACGGCCAGATAGCAGCCCTTGCCGGAAGCCCACGCGAAGCCAGGCAGGTCGTCAGGATTCTTCATTCCCTGAGCAGGCAGGAGAAGCTTCCATGGCACAGAGTCATCAGCAAAATGGGCGAAATCAGCATGAAAGATCCTATGCTCCGGGAGGAACAGAGATTTCTCCTTGAAGCGGAGGGCATCACTGTAGACGTCAAAGGAATAATCAGGCTTGAAAATTTTCTGCATGAGCCAAAAAAAGGGCTGGATAATAATACCTGA
- a CDS encoding DEAD/DEAH box helicase, whose translation MEALETLYPLAVEQAKAKILEDIHYYLSTKDSLPDFEEYFQDRKLYYEQIWINVWLNMTNNKVARKLKKEYLQEKGFSTEGIDKKVINSLFRSEVKNYSPWNAEKWLLSLYSHDPGKWEQTYRDAREKYLLQLQHEENAERIAKAYTALDKAAGKIMRKHSRLFYLRARYEAARQLKKDFSSGTKYGQADTFALEEKLRPEGHFNPEHYTLAAEFFEELTGGIHSTNHWGRQYFEYETYYFKYEKLLMDSMKDIVPETVLELMDPSMLEQYKSLHPENDPEAAIHSMTEWPSEELAGEFLEEIENEFLEDLLRLSSFPWEPAAHLEIYQMDLEDRERKEAEARAAEERRKQEEARILDEIFGREYSPSVDRSVKYVLHIGDTNTGKTFHALESMKKADSGIYLAPLRLLALEVYDKLNGEAIPCTLKTGEEEKVTPGASHFASTVEMFSEKERFDIAVIDEAQMITDKDRGFSWYKAITKANASEVHIIGSKSSQSILLQLLEGTDLEIHEYHRDTPLIVEPDEFRLKHSRKGDALICFSRKRVLETASRLQNDGRSVSMIYGSMPPETRKKQVQRFIDGETNIIVSTDAIGMGLNLPIRRVVFLENEKFDGVSRRQLTSQEVKQIAGRAGRKGLYNTGRVAFMENIKEMGSLLEQEDDPVHTFSIAPTSGVFDRFQKYYHDLGTFFELWDKFESPPGTVKASLAEEKELYELVQGTEMEARLSLGDLYGFLHLPFSAREPELVRQWRMSVMASVHNEDLPEPSIRKRTLEDLELTYKSVGLHLLFLYRLDQRTEALYWERVRDELGTMVHEKLKTDVQKMTKKCRRCGKKLSWEHPYPICDECHEGGFRTRRKPSYFRR comes from the coding sequence ATGGAAGCATTGGAAACTCTCTATCCTCTTGCAGTAGAACAAGCTAAAGCAAAAATTTTAGAGGATATTCACTATTATTTATCAACGAAAGATTCTCTTCCCGATTTTGAAGAATATTTTCAGGACAGGAAGCTGTATTATGAACAGATTTGGATAAATGTCTGGCTTAATATGACCAACAATAAAGTGGCGCGGAAATTAAAAAAGGAATATCTTCAGGAAAAGGGATTTTCAACAGAGGGAATCGACAAGAAGGTCATCAACAGCCTTTTCCGATCTGAAGTAAAGAACTATTCACCATGGAATGCAGAGAAATGGCTGCTTTCCCTCTATTCCCATGATCCAGGCAAATGGGAACAGACATATCGGGATGCAAGGGAAAAGTATCTGCTTCAGCTTCAGCATGAGGAAAATGCCGAGCGTATTGCCAAGGCTTACACAGCACTCGATAAGGCTGCCGGGAAAATCATGAGGAAGCATAGCCGGCTGTTTTATTTGAGGGCAAGATATGAGGCTGCCCGGCAATTAAAGAAGGACTTCAGCAGCGGAACCAAATACGGGCAGGCGGATACATTTGCACTTGAAGAAAAGCTCAGGCCGGAAGGACATTTTAACCCGGAGCATTATACACTCGCTGCCGAGTTCTTTGAAGAGCTGACTGGCGGCATCCATTCAACAAACCATTGGGGCAGACAGTATTTTGAATATGAAACCTATTATTTTAAATATGAAAAGCTTTTGATGGATTCTATGAAAGATATTGTTCCTGAGACCGTATTGGAACTAATGGATCCTTCCATGCTTGAACAATACAAATCGCTCCATCCGGAAAACGACCCGGAAGCAGCCATCCATTCCATGACTGAATGGCCGTCAGAGGAACTCGCCGGAGAATTCCTGGAGGAAATTGAAAATGAATTCCTGGAGGACTTGCTCCGCCTCAGTTCTTTTCCATGGGAACCAGCCGCGCATCTGGAAATATATCAGATGGATCTTGAGGACCGGGAGCGGAAAGAGGCAGAAGCGCGAGCAGCAGAAGAGCGGAGAAAGCAGGAGGAAGCCAGGATCCTCGATGAGATATTTGGCCGGGAATACAGCCCTTCTGTGGACAGGAGCGTCAAATACGTCCTTCATATCGGCGATACGAATACAGGCAAGACCTTCCATGCGCTCGAAAGCATGAAAAAGGCGGACAGTGGAATTTATCTGGCCCCCTTAAGGCTTTTGGCACTCGAGGTATACGATAAGCTGAACGGGGAAGCTATTCCCTGTACACTTAAGACAGGGGAGGAAGAAAAAGTGACTCCCGGGGCAAGCCATTTTGCTTCCACTGTCGAGATGTTCAGTGAAAAAGAGCGTTTTGATATAGCAGTCATTGATGAAGCACAGATGATCACTGACAAAGACCGCGGGTTCTCATGGTATAAGGCCATAACGAAGGCTAATGCAAGTGAAGTCCATATCATTGGCAGCAAAAGCTCTCAGTCAATCCTCCTTCAGCTTTTGGAGGGGACTGATTTGGAGATACATGAATACCATAGAGATACACCGCTTATCGTCGAACCTGACGAATTCAGGCTGAAGCACAGCAGAAAAGGGGATGCCCTGATCTGCTTTTCAAGGAAAAGAGTGCTGGAGACTGCTTCCCGGCTTCAGAATGATGGCCGCTCTGTCAGCATGATATATGGCAGCATGCCGCCTGAAACAAGGAAAAAACAGGTGCAGCGCTTCATCGACGGCGAGACCAATATTATAGTAAGTACAGATGCAATTGGCATGGGTCTGAACCTTCCTATCCGCAGGGTCGTTTTTCTTGAAAATGAAAAATTCGACGGAGTCAGCAGGAGGCAGCTCACTTCCCAGGAGGTCAAACAGATTGCCGGAAGGGCCGGCAGAAAAGGCCTCTACAATACAGGCCGGGTCGCATTTATGGAAAACATCAAGGAAATGGGTTCCCTGCTGGAACAGGAAGATGATCCGGTCCATACATTTTCGATTGCGCCAACCAGCGGAGTATTTGACCGCTTCCAGAAATACTATCATGATCTGGGAACTTTCTTTGAACTTTGGGACAAATTCGAAAGTCCACCTGGAACAGTGAAAGCGTCCCTTGCCGAAGAGAAGGAGCTTTATGAGCTCGTCCAGGGAACAGAAATGGAAGCCAGGCTCAGCCTCGGGGACCTGTATGGATTCCTGCACCTGCCTTTTTCAGCCAGGGAGCCGGAACTCGTCAGGCAATGGAGGATGTCGGTGATGGCATCGGTGCATAACGAAGACCTTCCTGAGCCTTCAATCCGCAAAAGGACCCTTGAGGACCTGGAGCTCACGTATAAATCTGTCGGTCTGCATCTGCTGTTTCTTTACAGGCTCGACCAGAGGACAGAAGCTTTATACTGGGAAAGGGTCCGGGATGAACTGGGGACAATGGTCCATGAAAAGCTGAAGACAGATGTTCAGAAAATGACTAAAAAATGCCGCAGATGCGGCAAGAAGCTTTCATGGGAGCATCCTTATCCGATATGCGACGAATGCCATGAGGGCGGGTTCAGGACCAGGAGAAAACCTTCATATTTCAGGAGATGA
- the ileS gene encoding isoleucine--tRNA ligase — translation MESTQAREYRIREYWRQGNIFAKSVSNRAGRTPFVFYEGPPTANGLPHAGHALGRTYKDLTARYWTMKGRQVIRKAGWDTHGLPVELGVEKALGISGKKEIEDYGVGAFIEKCRESVFQYEKQWREFTEQLGYWTDMDDPYMTLSNEYIESVWHILGTIHEKGLLYKGHRVSPYCPSCQTSLSSHETAQGYKDVKDLSATVTFRLKGRENEYILGWTTTPWTLPANVALAVHPQVRYARVKNGDKIFILAENRVADLFRSFDEILETIEGKEITGMEYEPPFQVDGLEGAHRVIAAEFVTENSGTGIVHLAPAYGEDDYRAIKERGLPFINIVDSKGCYTDEFPPLAGKFVKDCDVDILKMLGSMDLLFHKEKYEHSYPFCWRCDSPLLYYAADSWFIKTSSLKEKFLELNSQAEWHPSHMKNGRFGNFLEGLVDWNISRSRYWGTPLNVWVCENCGAEKAPKSFQELQELSEANGKLTDYHKPYVDAVKIPCQDCDGYMARTPEVIDVWFDSGSMPYAQLHYPFEHKEEFSRLFPADAVIEGVDQTRGWFYSLLAVSVLYKGQLPYKNVLALEHVLDENGQKMSKSKGNALDPAKLITEFGADALRWALVEDSSPWKPKKFSGKNAAEAKSKLVDSLASIHHFYSLYSTIDHFEPDSSQTSGNIMDRWILSRLHSVIETVNKEMGSYQATNAARAAGTLIEEVSNWYIRRNRERFWAKGMEDDKISAFQTLYTLLDNISRMLAPFVPFIAESVYLDLTGRSVHLEDYPEAETALIDRELEDNMVEVMDLVELGRSIRHSKQLKTKQPLAEMLVQCSKEKEEKLKAFSRILKEELNVKDISWAESLQDKYFCRLKLNFKAAGKKYGKNANLVHQSLQQLSETDIRQLLETGSLVLQAGNELLKVENSDTTVEKLPKKGYAESSGRNMTVLLKTELTEELKREGYVRDFIRGIQDLRKKLELPIDKRVNLHIDTTSEAEGILRGFEDLLYANIVLEGIAFKPLQAPMLKGRLGGELIAVSLT, via the coding sequence ATGGAAAGCACTCAGGCAAGAGAATACAGAATCAGAGAGTATTGGAGGCAAGGAAATATTTTTGCCAAATCCGTTTCCAATCGTGCAGGCAGGACTCCTTTCGTTTTTTATGAAGGGCCTCCGACCGCCAATGGGCTGCCCCACGCCGGCCATGCTCTTGGGAGAACATACAAGGATCTGACAGCCCGCTACTGGACGATGAAAGGGAGGCAGGTAATCAGGAAAGCCGGCTGGGATACACATGGGCTTCCGGTTGAGCTGGGAGTGGAAAAAGCATTGGGCATATCAGGAAAGAAGGAAATCGAGGATTATGGTGTAGGTGCTTTTATAGAAAAATGCCGGGAAAGTGTATTCCAATATGAAAAACAGTGGAGGGAATTCACAGAGCAGCTAGGCTACTGGACGGATATGGATGACCCTTATATGACATTAAGCAATGAATATATCGAGTCGGTATGGCATATCCTTGGGACAATCCACGAAAAGGGGCTGCTTTACAAGGGCCACCGGGTATCTCCCTACTGTCCAAGCTGCCAGACTTCCTTGAGTTCCCATGAAACTGCGCAGGGCTACAAGGATGTAAAAGATTTAAGCGCCACTGTCACCTTCAGGCTGAAAGGAAGGGAAAATGAATATATCCTAGGCTGGACCACAACGCCATGGACACTTCCGGCCAATGTGGCACTGGCTGTCCATCCCCAGGTCCGTTATGCAAGAGTAAAGAATGGAGACAAAATCTTTATTCTGGCTGAAAACAGGGTGGCAGACCTTTTTCGCAGCTTTGATGAAATCCTTGAAACGATTGAAGGCAAAGAGATCACGGGAATGGAATATGAGCCTCCCTTTCAAGTTGATGGGCTGGAAGGTGCGCACAGAGTCATTGCAGCTGAATTTGTTACTGAAAACAGCGGCACTGGTATCGTCCATCTTGCTCCCGCTTACGGAGAAGACGATTACCGGGCCATAAAGGAAAGGGGGCTTCCTTTTATCAATATCGTTGATTCCAAAGGCTGTTATACTGATGAATTTCCGCCGCTTGCAGGGAAGTTCGTCAAAGACTGTGATGTTGATATCTTAAAAATGCTGGGAAGCATGGACCTGTTATTCCACAAAGAAAAGTATGAACACAGCTATCCATTTTGCTGGCGGTGCGACTCTCCGCTCCTTTATTACGCAGCTGACAGCTGGTTCATCAAAACCTCTTCCCTGAAAGAGAAATTTCTTGAGCTCAACAGCCAGGCAGAATGGCATCCAAGCCACATGAAGAATGGCCGTTTCGGCAACTTCCTTGAAGGGCTGGTGGATTGGAATATCAGCCGGAGCCGCTATTGGGGCACGCCTCTCAATGTTTGGGTCTGTGAAAATTGCGGGGCAGAGAAAGCCCCAAAAAGCTTTCAGGAGCTGCAGGAGCTTTCAGAAGCAAATGGAAAGCTCACTGATTATCATAAGCCTTATGTCGATGCAGTGAAAATCCCTTGCCAGGACTGTGATGGTTACATGGCCAGGACACCGGAGGTCATCGATGTCTGGTTTGACTCAGGAAGCATGCCATATGCCCAGCTTCATTACCCTTTTGAACATAAAGAGGAATTTTCAAGGCTATTTCCTGCAGATGCAGTTATAGAGGGTGTGGATCAGACCAGGGGCTGGTTTTACTCATTGCTCGCGGTTTCAGTCTTATATAAGGGGCAATTGCCTTATAAAAATGTCCTCGCCCTTGAGCATGTCCTTGATGAAAATGGACAGAAAATGTCTAAGAGCAAAGGAAATGCCCTTGATCCTGCAAAGCTGATCACTGAATTTGGAGCAGATGCTTTAAGATGGGCGCTGGTGGAAGACAGCAGTCCATGGAAGCCCAAGAAGTTTTCCGGAAAAAATGCGGCAGAGGCAAAATCAAAGCTGGTCGACTCGCTAGCAAGCATTCACCATTTTTACAGCCTCTACAGTACAATCGATCATTTTGAGCCAGATAGCTCTCAAACTTCCGGCAACATCATGGACCGGTGGATTCTTTCGCGGCTGCACAGTGTCATTGAAACGGTAAACAAGGAGATGGGCAGCTACCAGGCTACAAATGCCGCCAGGGCAGCAGGCACGCTGATCGAAGAGGTCAGCAACTGGTATATCAGGAGAAACAGGGAAAGGTTCTGGGCGAAGGGCATGGAAGACGACAAAATTTCTGCATTCCAGACACTGTATACACTATTGGACAATATCTCCCGCATGCTGGCACCATTCGTGCCTTTCATAGCTGAAAGCGTCTATTTAGACCTGACAGGCAGAAGCGTCCACCTTGAAGACTACCCGGAGGCTGAAACCGCCTTGATTGACAGGGAGCTGGAGGACAATATGGTTGAAGTCATGGATCTGGTTGAGCTGGGCAGAAGCATCCGGCATTCAAAGCAGCTGAAAACAAAGCAGCCGCTGGCCGAAATGCTTGTGCAATGCAGCAAAGAAAAGGAAGAGAAATTAAAAGCTTTCAGCAGGATCCTCAAGGAAGAACTGAATGTAAAAGATATCTCATGGGCTGAAAGCTTGCAGGATAAATACTTCTGCCGGCTGAAGCTGAACTTCAAAGCAGCAGGAAAGAAGTACGGAAAGAATGCCAATCTCGTTCATCAGTCGCTGCAGCAGCTCTCTGAAACAGATATCCGCCAGCTGCTGGAAACAGGAAGCCTCGTTCTGCAGGCTGGCAATGAACTGCTGAAGGTCGAAAATAGTGATACAACGGTGGAAAAGCTCCCAAAGAAAGGCTACGCGGAAAGCAGCGGACGAAATATGACAGTTCTTTTGAAAACAGAGTTGACTGAGGAATTGAAGAGGGAAGGCTATGTAAGGGACTTTATCAGAGGAATACAGGATTTAAGGAAAAAGCTGGAGCTTCCTATCGACAAAAGAGTTAACCTGCATATCGATACAACCTCTGAAGCAGAAGGAATACTGCGCGGGTTTGAGGATCTTTTATACGCCAATATCGTTCTTGAAGGGATTGCTTTCAAGCCTCTGCAAGCTCCGATGCTGAAGGGCAGGCTTGGGGGGGAACTGATAGCTGTCTCATTGACATAA
- the dacB gene encoding D-alanyl-D-alanine carboxypeptidase/D-alanyl-D-alanine endopeptidase, producing MLRKWKIVILITALLFISASPYAYELSRQASAFEEGGLTRDLNQLLNNGPILSGALAGVSIRNAETGELLYDHIGGIRLRPASNMKLLTSAASLQVLGEEYRFTTEVLTDGLHKKGNLHGNLYLKGKGDPTLLKSDFDKMAAGLKQKGIKTIHGSLIADDSWYDDIRLSKDLPWSDESYYYGGQVSALTASPNEDYDAGTVIVEVNPGKSAGELPAVTLTPETGYVKIINEAATVPADGKKDITIERDHGTNTIRITGTIPEKASRSREWIAVWEPAGYALDLFSQSLKEHEIRVTGKLELGKAPEKSSLLLAHQSIALKDLLIPFMKLSNNSHAEVLVKEMGKKVKNEGSWEKGLEVVSEQLASWGVNKDTLILRDGSGISHVSLIPPNELSQLLYGVQSEKWYPSFERSLPLAGAQDRLIGGTLRNRMKNSAAEGKIKAKTGSISTVSSLSGYAETKSGEKLIFSIVLNNLKDDSKAKIIEDKIAILLAEQP from the coding sequence TTGTTGAGAAAGTGGAAAATTGTCATCCTTATAACAGCTTTATTATTCATTTCAGCCTCTCCATACGCTTATGAACTATCCCGCCAGGCTTCGGCGTTTGAAGAAGGAGGACTGACCCGAGACCTGAATCAGCTTCTGAATAATGGTCCTATCCTCTCTGGAGCGCTTGCGGGAGTAAGCATCAGAAATGCAGAGACCGGCGAACTGCTGTATGACCATATCGGCGGGATCCGTCTTAGGCCGGCCTCTAATATGAAGCTGCTCACATCCGCCGCTTCTCTTCAGGTTCTTGGCGAAGAATACCGGTTTACTACTGAGGTACTGACAGATGGACTGCACAAAAAAGGCAATCTTCATGGAAATCTATATTTGAAAGGCAAAGGCGATCCGACCCTATTAAAAAGCGACTTTGACAAGATGGCAGCCGGGTTAAAGCAAAAGGGCATTAAAACGATTCATGGCAGCCTGATTGCTGATGACAGCTGGTATGATGACATAAGGCTATCAAAGGATCTGCCCTGGAGCGACGAGTCCTACTATTACGGCGGCCAGGTATCAGCACTGACAGCGTCGCCAAATGAAGATTATGATGCAGGCACGGTCATTGTAGAGGTGAATCCGGGGAAATCTGCAGGAGAACTACCGGCAGTCACTCTGACCCCTGAAACAGGCTATGTAAAAATCATCAACGAGGCAGCGACCGTCCCGGCTGACGGCAAAAAGGACATTACCATTGAACGGGACCATGGCACGAACACGATCCGCATTACCGGGACAATACCTGAAAAGGCAAGCAGGTCCAGGGAATGGATTGCCGTGTGGGAGCCGGCCGGATATGCGCTTGATCTGTTCAGCCAGTCATTGAAGGAACATGAGATACGCGTAACCGGAAAATTGGAGCTGGGGAAAGCCCCTGAGAAAAGCTCTCTGCTTCTGGCACATCAATCCATTGCATTGAAGGACTTGCTGATACCTTTTATGAAACTCAGCAACAACAGCCATGCAGAAGTACTGGTCAAGGAAATGGGCAAAAAGGTGAAGAATGAAGGAAGCTGGGAAAAAGGCCTTGAAGTTGTCTCAGAACAGCTTGCCAGCTGGGGAGTCAATAAAGACACCCTGATCCTCCGTGACGGGTCGGGCATATCACATGTCAGCCTTATTCCGCCTAATGAGTTGTCACAGCTGTTATACGGCGTACAGTCTGAGAAATGGTACCCCTCATTTGAGAGATCACTCCCATTGGCAGGAGCCCAGGACAGATTAATTGGCGGCACACTACGCAACAGAATGAAGAACTCGGCAGCAGAAGGAAAGATTAAAGCCAAGACAGGTTCCATATCCACCGTAAGCTCCCTTTCCGGATATGCAGAAACCAAAAGCGGTGAAAAGCTCATTTTCAGCATTGTCCTCAATAATCTGAAGGATGACAGCAAGGCAAAAATTATAGAAGATAAGATTGCAATCCTTCTGGCAGAACAGCCGTAA
- a CDS encoding YpbS family protein, with protein sequence MSVHHALTEHAKKLNTRITRFLELDAKREAFIEEALSLSKAGKAFSTEKINEVTEEINQLARQGIVPSRKLVTAEMVEEYAGRTK encoded by the coding sequence ATGAGTGTGCACCATGCTTTAACCGAACATGCCAAGAAATTAAACACAAGGATCACCCGCTTTCTTGAGCTTGACGCAAAAAGAGAAGCGTTTATTGAAGAAGCATTATCTCTGTCTAAAGCAGGAAAAGCTTTTTCTACAGAAAAAATCAATGAAGTGACAGAGGAAATCAACCAGCTTGCCAGACAGGGAATTGTTCCTTCCAGGAAGCTTGTGACCGCTGAAATGGTTGAGGAATATGCAGGGCGTACGAAATAA
- a CDS encoding IDEAL domain-containing protein yields the protein MNNQDIKMGGWITGKSRNGELVQGFVEAALPEREFVTVFVVDSDNPEVIGRKVHIEKKKAETMKNDLLPSADGLRSLIDTALLTRDKEWFMELSNALNRIEQAGIEKKEQAAGSGTFPSSEGRMNKKY from the coding sequence ATGAACAATCAAGACATTAAAATGGGCGGATGGATCACAGGGAAGTCGCGGAATGGGGAGCTTGTTCAGGGCTTCGTGGAAGCGGCATTGCCAGAGCGTGAATTCGTGACAGTTTTTGTTGTCGACAGCGACAACCCGGAAGTGATCGGCAGGAAGGTCCATATTGAAAAGAAAAAGGCAGAGACTATGAAAAACGATCTTCTTCCTTCTGCCGACGGTCTTCGCTCCCTTATCGACACAGCTTTGCTTACAAGGGACAAGGAATGGTTTATGGAGCTCTCAAATGCACTGAATCGTATTGAACAGGCAGGCATTGAAAAAAAAGAACAGGCAGCCGGCAGCGGTACATTTCCTTCAAGCGAAGGCAGAATGAATAAGAAATATTAA
- a CDS encoding LLM class flavin-dependent oxidoreductase, with protein sequence MKLGILDQSPVPEGRTAHEALLASLELAQEAERLGYSRYWIAEHHNMTGLACSAPEVMLPYIGAQTSHIKIGSGAVLLPYYKPYKVAETYNMLATLFPGRIDLGIGRAPGGSAETSMALSDNFLKGVAEMPDKITELLNFLVGSHPEGHMYSKVAPAPVPRSAPLPWILGTSKKSAIQAAEKGTAYCFGHFMSDQNPEEIISLYKNNYIPSKMASAPYCIAAVNVICAETEEQAEELAIKSRSWRNLLSGEEAQLEQESLNTEELLQDMKKKMIIGNPVQAAEQLESLASRIGADELMIITLTTDYQDRLHSYRLIAEQML encoded by the coding sequence ATGAAGCTCGGTATACTTGATCAATCTCCTGTTCCTGAAGGGAGAACGGCTCATGAGGCCCTTTTAGCCTCACTCGAGCTTGCACAGGAAGCGGAAAGGCTCGGTTACAGCCGCTATTGGATTGCAGAGCACCATAATATGACAGGGCTTGCCTGCTCTGCCCCTGAAGTGATGCTTCCCTATATTGGCGCCCAGACTTCACATATAAAAATTGGAAGCGGAGCCGTTCTTCTTCCTTATTACAAACCTTACAAAGTGGCGGAAACCTATAACATGCTTGCCACCCTTTTTCCCGGAAGAATTGATTTAGGGATCGGAAGGGCGCCAGGCGGATCTGCCGAAACATCCATGGCGCTATCTGACAACTTTTTAAAAGGCGTCGCTGAAATGCCTGATAAAATCACTGAGCTCTTAAACTTTCTGGTGGGCAGCCATCCTGAAGGCCATATGTACTCCAAAGTGGCGCCTGCACCTGTACCCCGTTCTGCTCCTCTTCCGTGGATATTGGGAACCAGCAAGAAAAGCGCCATACAGGCTGCCGAAAAGGGAACAGCCTACTGCTTCGGGCATTTTATGAGCGACCAGAATCCCGAAGAGATTATTTCACTCTATAAGAATAATTACATTCCTTCTAAAATGGCCTCTGCCCCATACTGCATAGCCGCTGTTAATGTGATTTGTGCAGAAACAGAAGAACAGGCAGAGGAGCTGGCTATAAAAAGCCGCTCATGGAGGAATCTGCTGAGCGGGGAAGAAGCGCAGCTGGAACAGGAGTCCTTAAACACAGAAGAACTCTTGCAGGACATGAAGAAAAAAATGATCATCGGAAATCCTGTTCAGGCTGCTGAACAGCTTGAAAGCCTGGCCAGCAGGATAGGGGCAGATGAACTTATGATCATCACTCTGACAACCGACTATCAAGACAGGCTGCATTCCTACAGACTGATTGCTGAACAAATGCTATAA